TTGTCGATGTCCCCGAGGCTGATGCCGGCTTCGTCTCCAAGGACTGCGAAGCGTCGATTCGCATTCCTTCGGCTGGCAATCGCACTATTGCCGGCAAAGTCACGCGTACCGCTTGGCTGCTTCATCCCACCACGCGCACGCTCCGCGCGGAAATCGACATGCCGAACGAAGACGGCACACTGCGACCAGGCATGTACGTGATTGCCGATTTGAAAGTCGCCGAACGGCCCGATACGTATGCCTTGCCGCGAACTGCAATCCTGTGGAAAGATCAGCAGGCATCGTGCCTCACGGTGAATGCGGACAACGTCATCGTCCGCATCCCCATCGTCACGGGCATCCGCGCTGGCGAAGAAGTGGAAATTGTCTCGGGTCTCACCGGCGACGAACGGATTATCGCCGGCAACGTGGCTGCCTATCGCGAAGGCCAGTCCGTGGAAGTGGTCTCAATACCGCCCAAGTAATTTGCTGCGGTTTTTGAGACACAATTAGTACAGATAGCTGACAGTGGCCCGCACGTTGAACGGTGCGCCCTGGTAGATCTGATAAGAGTTGGAAGAGCCGAGGGCGTATTGAATGTTGCCTAGATTTTCCAAGTAGACGCCGGTGTTGAACTGTCCCTTTTGATAGTACAGTCCCGCATCAAACCGGCTGTAGCTGGGCAAATCGACAGCATTGGGCGCGTTGGGATCCAAATCCGCTTGCCGTTCGCCGACATATACCCAGCCGAGGGCGGCACCCCAGGTTTGATAGCCGTCGTTAACCAGGTTGTAGCGCGACCAGATATTCGCGTTGTTGTACGGCACATTGCGTGCTCGCGCGCCATCCAACATGAGTAGCGGGTCGTTGTTAAACACCGCAGAATCGCAGTAGCAGTAGTTGGCAATCATGCTCCAGTCGCTCGTGATGTTGCCGATCAGGTTGATTTCGGCACCTTGGGTTTCGACCTCACCAACTTGGACGAAGACGCCGGGATTCGGGTTGAACGTGTCGTTTTGCCGCACGGTGCGATAGCCGCAGGCCGTCAAACTCAAGCCGTCGACGAGCAAGGTCTTAATGCCCGCTTCGTGGCTTTCGCCGAGAACCGGACGGAGCGTTTGTCCAGGCAGCAGGAAGTACGCACCACCACCAGGCGGGCTGAACGACTGAGTGTAGCTGTAGTAGAAGGCCAGGCTTTCATCGGCCCAGGGTTGATAGATCAAGCCGCCACGTGGTGAAGCGCGATTGAAGTTCTGTTCAGTGACTTGATCTGGCCCGAACCCGCTACCATCGCCCACATCAATTGAACGGTTGAAGTAGAAATCAACCGTGTCGACGCGAACGCCGCCGAGTGCCTTCCAGTAGGGAGTAATTTCAACCAGGTCCTGGACGTAGCCACCCACTCGCTGTTGCCGGAAGTCATTGGTCCGGATCCCAAACAACTGCTGAGTGGGCAGGTTGTTGTAAACCGGGTTCGTTACGTCGAATTGTTCGAAAATCGGAATGAACGGAGGCAGCATCGGAATGCCTGGGTTCGGAATAGCCCCCACAACCGCCGAATTAGAGGTGAACTCCGAATTCGAGTTCAGGTAGGCGTACTCCATGCCCACCAGGAACTTGTGCTTCATCTCCCCGGTCCAGAACTCGCCTCCCAAGTTGGTGACCAGCGAGTGTGTTTCTTCGTCGTTGTAAGGCGAATTACTGCGGACGCGATTAAAAAATGGATCGACTGGCGAGACTGGAGGCCCGATCGGAATAAATGGCGCGGCAGCTGCTGTTGTCGACGATGGCGTTTCGACAAACAGCGAGTAGCCACCAATGCTGAAGAACCAGTCGTCGTTGATCTGGTGATTCAACACCAGCGATTGGCGAAATTCTTCCCCAGCAAAGAAATCGTTCGCGGGTTCCCCGACATAGACATTGGGCTCCAGGAAGAGCGGATCGCCGAAGACGGCTGGCGTTCCTTGATTGCCACGACGATGATCTTTGTGCCACTCGCCGTTCCAGGTGAGCGTGGTGTCTTGATCGAGCAGGAACGTCACTACCGGTGCGATTTGCGTGCGATGGGTATAGTCGAAGTCGACAAAGCCGTTCACGTCTTCCTGGGCCGCGTTCAAGCGAAACAGGATGTTGCCAGAAGTGCTGACGTTGTTCGCATCGACTGTGAACCGGCTTTGCTCGTAAGCGCCGAAGGTATAGCCAAAGTTAGCGAATTGAGCGTCGAGTGGTTTCTTCGTAATCAGATTGACGAGACCAGCAGCATCGCCGGCTCCGTACAGGATTGACGCGGGGCCTTTCAGAATTTCGATTCGTTCGACGTTCTGAAAATCGCGCGGTACCCCCGTGCGATCGAGAAAGCCGTCTTTGCGGAAGTTGCTCGAAGTGAGCTGCTGACCGCGAATAAGAATTCGATCGAAGAATTGGCTATCCCCCTGAAACACGACGCCGCCGGCATTTCGGATCACGTCTTGAAATCGCAAGGCACTTTGATCGTTCAGCGTATCGCGGGTGATCGTGTTCACTGTTGCCGGCAGGTCGGCGTCGGGAATGGCGATGATCGTGCCCGTAGTCGACGTTTCAGCTCGGTAGCCTTCAGTCGGTTGATTGCTGAAGATCGTGCCATCCAAGATCGATCGAGACAGGTCCCCTTGTTCAAAACCGTCCATTACCGGCTGCGTCGGTGGAGCAGCTTTCACTTCTGTCGGCGGCAACGTTGGCGGCTGACCAGCTTCCTGCGCGAACGACCGCGGCAAATCACCAACTGCCGACCAGCCCAAGAGCCCCATTGCTGCCAGCGAGAGGTACCAGGGAGCACGGCTCGTGGATTCATGGCGTTGCAGGATGGAGAGGACTTTCATGGTGGGATCAATTCTCGTGGGTAGCAGGAATTGGCTACCTATGACAATCGTCCCATCGGCCGAAGCAAATAAAGACTCATTCGTTGGAATGTCAGAATGTTAAGCTCTACCGAATCGCTAGCACCCGAACCACAGAAATCGTTTGATGGCTTGATCCTTTTCGGGTCTGCGGCTGGCTTCTGCCTTCGGATTGCAGGTGGGTTTGAACCTTAAGTAGACCGTTTTGCAGCACTTTTGATTGCGGGTTGAACGCCGCCAACAGTTACAATTTCGTCGCAGTGGAGACATTCGCTCCCACCTTCCTCTCCGATGATCGGGACGAAATGCCGCCGAGGCGATCACCGCCTTCCGGCGCAACGACGACTTAGTCTCGACGAAAGCCCGTTGATGTTCGACTTCTTTGAATTCTGCAACGAGATGCTGTGCGTGGCCGATAACCGGGGTTATTTCACCCGGGTCAATCAGGCTTGGACCAGCACCCTGGGATGGTCTGCGGAAGAACTTACCAGCCGTCCGTATTTTGAATTCGTGCACCCCGACGATCTCGCTGCGACGATTCGAGAGTCACAAATGCTGCGCAGCGGCACTTATGAAACTGTTGCGTTCGAGAATCGCTACCGTTGTCGAGATGGGTCGTATCGGTGGTTGTCGTGGCGCGTCAAGTTTGCGCCGGGCACCAAGGAGTTGGTGGCTGCCGCTCGCGATGTCACCACAGACAAGCTTCAGGCCGAAGCCTTGCGGGAAGCCAAGGAACGGTTTGCGGTCCTTGCCACCCAGGCCCCAGTCGGTATTTTTCAATCCGACCGGAATGCTCAATGTGCTTTCGTTAATCAGCACTGGACGGAACTGACAGGACTAACCAGCGAAGAGTCTCTGGGCCACGGGTGGATGCGTGCGATTCACCACGAAGACTTGCCCCGAGTGATGGCAAAGTGGCAAAACTGTATCGAGAACCAGCTTGAGTATCGCGATGAGTATCGGCTGGTACAAAGCAGTGGAGGTGTTCGTTACGTCATCGCGGTCGCCCGGGCTACCGCCGACGCGGACGGAAACCTCGTCACTTACATTGGCACGTTGCTCGATATTACCGAGCGAAAGGAAGCAGAAGAACGATTTCAGGCCTACATGAACAACAGTCCCGCTATCGCCTGGGCGAAGGATGAAGCGGGGCGGATCGTCTACATCAATCGGACGTGCGAGAACCGTTTTGGTATTCGGCTGGCCGATTGGCAGGGGAAGACCGACTTCGATATTTGGCCACCGGAGGTGGCTCAGCCGTTGTGGGACAACGATCGAAAGGTGTTCGCCGGTGGTAATCCCATCACCGTCATCGAAAAAAAGTCGAATGGTGACGATGAGCAATCGTATTGGATGAATATCAAGTTTCTCTTTCGCGACCGCTCGAATCGGCAGTTTATCGGTGGAATTGGCATCGATATCACGGAAATCAAACAGACGACGAACGATCTGAAGAGCAAGCAGGATTTGCTCCGCAATTTGATTGAAGTCCAGGAGCAAGAAAAACAGTTCCTGTGCCGCGAGTTTCACGATGGTTTGATTCAGTACGTCTTTGGCGCGGTGATGCTGCTGGAGAGTTGCCTGAACAAACCGAATGCCCCAGAGAATATGGCGAAGATCAGTTCGGCAATTAGCACGTTGCGGCGAGGAATCGAAGACGGCAGGCGCGTGATCAGTGGCATTCGCCCCGACGTGCTGGACGACATGGGGCTCGAAGCCGCCATGCAAGACCTGGTCGGCCAGTTTGAGAACTCGGGCATTCACATCACCAGCAGGTGCGACCCGGAAATCGGTCGTTTGCCGAATACCCTGCAGACCGCCGTCTATCGCGTGGCCCAGGAGGCGCTGAACAACGCCAAGAAATATAGTGGCACCGATGTCATTCGCATCAAGCTGACGAAAGATAACGGCAACCTGCATCTGGAAGTGCGGGATTTTGGCAACGGCTTCGATGTCGAAGAGGCCCGCAAACGCGGCTTCGGACTGCTCGGTATGAACGAGCGAGTACGCTTGTTGGACGGCGAATTCCTGATCCAGAGCGATCCCGATGAGGGGACGTGCATTTCAGTTCGCTTGCCGATTCCGAAGAGCAGCGAGGCATCTTGAGTTTGCTGCGCTACGCGAGCGCTTTACTGGGCGACTTCGCCGCCATCGAGCGTAGCTTGCGCGCGATAAGTCCCCAGCGGTATTGAATCGGCAACAAAGCGGACGGAGCCATCGCAATAAGCAAACTGCACTCCGCCGGGGTGCCGACTGCGAAAGCCGTTGTGCCCCATCCAATCGTCATCGGCATAGGGAGTGCCGTCGGGGCGTTTTGCATTCGGCGGAATCGCAGCAATGGCGTTGGCTTCCACCGGATGAGCCCACGAATAGCCGAGCCCGGGGCCGGTTGAATTCGCCCGCTTCTCGTTCCAG
Above is a window of Anatilimnocola aggregata DNA encoding:
- a CDS encoding TonB-dependent receptor, producing MKVLSILQRHESTSRAPWYLSLAAMGLLGWSAVGDLPRSFAQEAGQPPTLPPTEVKAAPPTQPVMDGFEQGDLSRSILDGTIFSNQPTEGYRAETSTTGTIIAIPDADLPATVNTITRDTLNDQSALRFQDVIRNAGGVVFQGDSQFFDRILIRGQQLTSSNFRKDGFLDRTGVPRDFQNVERIEILKGPASILYGAGDAAGLVNLITKKPLDAQFANFGYTFGAYEQSRFTVDANNVSTSGNILFRLNAAQEDVNGFVDFDYTHRTQIAPVVTFLLDQDTTLTWNGEWHKDHRRGNQGTPAVFGDPLFLEPNVYVGEPANDFFAGEEFRQSLVLNHQINDDWFFSIGGYSLFVETPSSTTAAAAPFIPIGPPVSPVDPFFNRVRSNSPYNDEETHSLVTNLGGEFWTGEMKHKFLVGMEYAYLNSNSEFTSNSAVVGAIPNPGIPMLPPFIPIFEQFDVTNPVYNNLPTQQLFGIRTNDFRQQRVGGYVQDLVEITPYWKALGGVRVDTVDFYFNRSIDVGDGSGFGPDQVTEQNFNRASPRGGLIYQPWADESLAFYYSYTQSFSPPGGGAYFLLPGQTLRPVLGESHEAGIKTLLVDGLSLTACGYRTVRQNDTFNPNPGVFVQVGEVETQGAEINLIGNITSDWSMIANYCYCDSAVFNNDPLLMLDGARARNVPYNNANIWSRYNLVNDGYQTWGAALGWVYVGERQADLDPNAPNAVDLPSYSRFDAGLYYQKGQFNTGVYLENLGNIQYALGSSNSYQIYQGAPFNVRATVSYLY
- a CDS encoding PAS domain-containing sensor histidine kinase; translation: MFDFFEFCNEMLCVADNRGYFTRVNQAWTSTLGWSAEELTSRPYFEFVHPDDLAATIRESQMLRSGTYETVAFENRYRCRDGSYRWLSWRVKFAPGTKELVAAARDVTTDKLQAEALREAKERFAVLATQAPVGIFQSDRNAQCAFVNQHWTELTGLTSEESLGHGWMRAIHHEDLPRVMAKWQNCIENQLEYRDEYRLVQSSGGVRYVIAVARATADADGNLVTYIGTLLDITERKEAEERFQAYMNNSPAIAWAKDEAGRIVYINRTCENRFGIRLADWQGKTDFDIWPPEVAQPLWDNDRKVFAGGNPITVIEKKSNGDDEQSYWMNIKFLFRDRSNRQFIGGIGIDITEIKQTTNDLKSKQDLLRNLIEVQEQEKQFLCREFHDGLIQYVFGAVMLLESCLNKPNAPENMAKISSAISTLRRGIEDGRRVISGIRPDVLDDMGLEAAMQDLVGQFENSGIHITSRCDPEIGRLPNTLQTAVYRVAQEALNNAKKYSGTDVIRIKLTKDNGNLHLEVRDFGNGFDVEEARKRGFGLLGMNERVRLLDGEFLIQSDPDEGTCISVRLPIPKSSEAS